A genomic window from Streptomyces sp. NBC_00234 includes:
- the lysA gene encoding diaminopimelate decarboxylase, which translates to MTTLPLPATSAAAAPTGTVGSKPGDTLAVWPATTTEQPHGRLLVGGVPLAEIAESHGTPVYVLDEAEVRERCRTYRTAFPDAEIHYAAKAFLCRALAHWIEEEGLGLDVCSAGELELAVTSGFPPERILLHGNAKSPQDLETALRLRVGRIVIDTPAEIARIAAAVGSGGPQKVMVRVTPGISAGGHRKIRTGSEDQKFGLSIRDGHAQHAITRILDQPQLELTGLHCHLGSQITDVKPYLVAVRRLVGLMARIRDSRGVTLPELDLGGGHGIAYRPGEPALDITTLARKVRAELAESCAAAGLPVPRLIIEPGRAVIGPAGVAVYRILAVKRTPGRTFVAVDGGMSDNPRPALYGVRYAPRIIGRRSPAQAERVTVVGRHCEAGDVLAEDVPLPADTHPGDLLAVPTTGAYHLAMASSYNLVGRPPVVAVLDGRARLLVRRETLEDLKARDVGL; encoded by the coding sequence ATGACCACCCTTCCCCTGCCCGCCACTTCCGCCGCGGCCGCCCCGACCGGCACGGTCGGCTCGAAGCCCGGAGACACGCTCGCCGTCTGGCCCGCCACCACCACCGAACAGCCACACGGCCGGCTCCTCGTCGGCGGGGTCCCCTTGGCCGAGATAGCCGAGAGCCACGGTACTCCCGTGTACGTCCTGGACGAGGCCGAGGTGCGCGAGCGTTGCCGTACCTACCGCACGGCCTTCCCCGACGCCGAGATCCACTATGCGGCCAAGGCGTTCCTGTGCCGCGCCCTGGCCCACTGGATCGAGGAGGAGGGACTCGGTCTGGACGTGTGCTCCGCAGGTGAGCTGGAGCTCGCCGTCACCAGTGGGTTCCCGCCCGAGCGGATCCTGCTCCACGGCAACGCGAAGTCGCCGCAGGATCTGGAGACCGCGCTGCGTCTCCGTGTCGGCCGGATCGTCATCGACACCCCCGCCGAGATCGCCCGGATCGCGGCGGCGGTCGGCAGCGGCGGCCCGCAGAAGGTCATGGTCCGGGTGACGCCGGGCATCAGCGCGGGCGGCCACCGGAAGATCCGTACCGGATCGGAGGACCAGAAGTTCGGCCTCTCCATCAGGGACGGCCACGCCCAGCACGCCATCACCCGCATACTCGACCAGCCGCAGCTCGAACTCACCGGACTCCACTGTCACTTGGGCTCGCAGATCACGGATGTCAAGCCCTATCTGGTGGCTGTGCGACGGCTCGTCGGCCTGATGGCGCGCATACGCGACAGCCGTGGCGTCACGCTGCCGGAGCTTGACCTCGGCGGCGGCCACGGCATCGCTTACCGACCTGGTGAACCCGCCCTCGACATCACCACCCTCGCCCGCAAGGTGCGCGCCGAACTGGCCGAGAGCTGCGCGGCGGCCGGGCTGCCTGTCCCGCGCCTGATCATCGAACCGGGGCGGGCCGTGATCGGCCCGGCCGGGGTCGCGGTCTACCGGATCCTCGCGGTGAAACGCACACCCGGGCGGACCTTCGTGGCGGTGGACGGCGGGATGAGCGACAACCCGCGCCCGGCGTTGTACGGAGTGCGGTACGCCCCGCGCATCATCGGCCGCCGCTCGCCGGCCCAAGCCGAGCGCGTGACGGTCGTCGGCCGCCACTGCGAGGCCGGCGACGTCCTGGCCGAAGACGTCCCGCTGCCCGCCGACACCCACCCCGGCGATCTGCTCGCGGTGCCGACGACCGGCGCGTACCACCTGGCGATGGCCTCCTCCTACAACCTCGTCGGCCGTCCGCCGGTGGTCGCCGTGCTCGACGGCCGGGCCCGGCTCCTCGTCCGCAGGGAGACCCTGGAGGACCTCAAGGCGCGCGACGTCGGTCTGTAG
- a CDS encoding DUF4118 domain-containing protein, translating into MRFPLRDTAAVAAGALAPFAAALVLMPLRTSVTHTNLALLLVVVVVAVSALGNRFAGALAALSAAAWFDFFHTEPYRSFHIQDRADIETAVLLLVVGLIVSQLAARARTLKRVAVTDATYLERLHGTTRLARSSTSSDDVVQRVGRELVDVLELRACRFEYGTLVGRPPRLAPDGTVTVAGWIWDLELQGWPDGEIELRAIVHGRYQGRFLLTPEPGSVPPPLEARLVAADLAAQAAAALDDDSVSAGPRS; encoded by the coding sequence ATGAGGTTTCCGCTTCGGGACACGGCCGCCGTCGCCGCCGGAGCCCTGGCACCGTTTGCCGCGGCTCTTGTGCTGATGCCGCTGCGGACGTCCGTCACGCATACCAATCTCGCGCTGCTGCTCGTCGTCGTGGTCGTGGCCGTGTCGGCGCTCGGAAACCGGTTTGCCGGCGCGCTCGCTGCCCTGTCGGCCGCCGCCTGGTTCGACTTCTTCCACACCGAGCCGTATCGGAGTTTCCACATCCAGGACCGGGCCGACATCGAGACCGCCGTCCTGCTCCTGGTCGTCGGCCTGATCGTGTCGCAGTTGGCCGCGCGTGCCCGGACGCTGAAGCGGGTGGCGGTCACGGACGCCACGTATCTGGAGCGGCTGCACGGCACGACCCGCCTCGCCCGCTCCAGTACGTCCTCCGACGACGTCGTCCAACGGGTGGGGCGCGAACTGGTCGACGTCCTGGAGCTACGGGCGTGCCGTTTTGAGTACGGCACTCTCGTCGGGCGTCCGCCGCGACTTGCCCCGGACGGGACGGTGACGGTGGCCGGCTGGATCTGGGATCTGGAACTGCAGGGCTGGCCGGACGGTGAGATCGAACTGCGCGCCATCGTTCACGGGCGGTACCAGGGCCGCTTCCTGCTGACACCCGAACCCGGTTCCGTACCCCCGCCGCTGGAGGCGCGGCTGGTCGCCGCAGACCTGGCGGCTCAGGCCGCCGCCGCGCTGGACGACGACAGCGTCAGTGCAGGCCCGAGATCGTGA
- a CDS encoding GNAT family N-acetyltransferase, producing the protein MIPHASHQPPVPMRVFLSGEPGTGTLAEHVLTTGHGQWWSDHAKVPRVVAVTCGGHALLAGDPSAVRPDQLAPLAEHYVETPGRFVPVLGAAFDHLQPWERMLYVHRAPAIAPRVPRGVAVRRISPDDAPAVAALDPSMAWIHGTWGGPTALAASGLAWAAFRRGRVVAVACTRFLGNRQEDVACATAPDERRQHLALACVAGLTTDIAARGHRAIWSCSRGNRPSRLLAWTAGFRLAHEYVHYAAGPVRHASKFANAA; encoded by the coding sequence GTGATCCCGCACGCGTCCCACCAGCCCCCCGTGCCCATGCGCGTGTTCCTTTCCGGCGAGCCCGGCACCGGAACCCTCGCCGAGCACGTCCTGACCACCGGCCATGGCCAATGGTGGTCCGACCACGCCAAGGTGCCTCGCGTCGTGGCCGTCACGTGTGGCGGACACGCCCTCCTGGCCGGCGACCCCAGCGCCGTGAGACCGGACCAACTTGCCCCACTCGCAGAGCACTACGTCGAAACCCCGGGCCGCTTCGTCCCTGTACTCGGCGCGGCCTTCGACCACCTCCAGCCCTGGGAGCGCATGCTCTACGTCCACCGGGCCCCGGCGATCGCACCCCGCGTGCCTCGCGGCGTGGCCGTCCGCCGCATCTCCCCCGATGACGCCCCGGCGGTGGCGGCTCTCGACCCCTCCATGGCGTGGATCCACGGCACCTGGGGCGGCCCGACCGCCCTGGCCGCGTCGGGCCTGGCCTGGGCAGCATTCCGTCGGGGCCGGGTGGTCGCCGTGGCCTGCACACGGTTCCTCGGCAACCGCCAGGAGGACGTCGCCTGCGCCACCGCGCCCGACGAACGCCGTCAACACCTCGCTCTGGCCTGCGTCGCAGGGCTGACCACCGACATCGCGGCACGCGGCCACCGTGCCATCTGGAGCTGCTCCCGCGGCAACCGCCCCAGTCGGCTCCTCGCCTGGACCGCGGGCTTCCGGCTGGCGCACGAGTACGTCCACTACGCCGCCGGGCCCGTCAGACACGCGTCAAAGTTCGCCAACGCGGCATAG
- a CDS encoding SDR family NAD(P)-dependent oxidoreductase: protein MPVSDLSSRTALVTGATTGIGYQTVRLLAERGATVLVHGRTAEEAAAATDRLVSLHGIDARLLCPLAADFAVLEEVEHLAARVLAEHPHLDVLVNNAGMAAPERHTVTADGNEIAFQVNFLAHYLLTHLLEPALTSDPGGRVVNVSSSLHRTGSIQWSDPNRVRRYSRLAAYAQSQLALTVFAADPRVTAVSVHPGVCTTSLLPLYAHEGVSPAEGAAHVVRLCDPAVEIVNGAYYDREHRVEPAQAATETRNVKRLSKLADLLVGHSA from the coding sequence ATGCCTGTTTCCGACCTTTCCTCCCGTACCGCCCTGGTCACCGGCGCCACCACCGGCATCGGCTACCAGACCGTCCGGCTTCTCGCCGAGCGCGGTGCGACCGTGCTGGTCCACGGCCGTACGGCCGAAGAGGCCGCCGCAGCCACCGACCGGCTCGTCTCCCTCCACGGGATCGACGCCCGTCTCCTGTGCCCGCTCGCGGCGGACTTCGCCGTACTCGAAGAGGTCGAGCACCTCGCCGCCCGGGTACTGGCCGAACACCCGCACCTCGACGTGCTCGTCAACAACGCCGGCATGGCGGCACCCGAGCGCCACACGGTCACGGCGGACGGCAACGAGATCGCCTTCCAGGTGAACTTCCTCGCCCACTACCTGCTGACGCATCTGCTGGAGCCCGCGCTGACGAGCGACCCCGGCGGCCGGGTCGTCAACGTGTCGTCCTCCCTCCACCGCACCGGCTCCATCCAGTGGAGCGACCCCAACCGGGTGCGCCGCTACTCCCGGCTCGCCGCCTACGCACAGTCGCAGCTCGCGCTGACCGTCTTCGCCGCCGACCCGCGGGTGACCGCCGTCTCCGTCCACCCTGGCGTCTGCACCACGAGCCTGCTTCCGCTCTACGCCCACGAGGGCGTTTCGCCGGCCGAGGGCGCGGCCCACGTCGTACGGCTCTGCGACCCGGCCGTCGAGATCGTCAACGGCGCCTACTACGACCGTGAACACCGTGTCGAGCCCGCCCAGGCCGCCACCGAGACGCGCAACGTCAAGCGCCTCAGCAAGCTCGCCGACCTGCTTGTCGGCCATTCCGCCTGA
- the kdpB gene encoding potassium-transporting ATPase subunit KdpB: MHPAAPRQAPPAPPAPSTPPRYPAPRPERQRGAQSGLLDPVQVLKCFPEALRKLHPRDLVRNPVLFVVAAGSVLTTLSAVLNPSVFTWVISVWLWLTVIFANLAEAVAEGRGKAQAESLRRARTDTVALRLRHWRYGTDLDRAETEAVAATELRLFDFVLVEAGELIPADGDVVDGVAAVDESAVTGESAPVIRESGGDRTGVTGGTTVLSDRIVVRVTSRPGHSFMDRMIALVEGASRQKTPNEIALNILLCALTVVFVLVVVALQPMAAYANAAQSTTVLVALLVTLIPTTIGALLSAIGIAGMDRLVQRNVLAMSGRAVEAAGDINTLLLDKTGTITLGNRQAAAFVPLPGVDESKLADAAQLSSLADETPEGRSVVVLAKQRYGLRAPADGELANARFVEFSAQTRMSGIDLRWDNGAVCHIRKGAAAQVIGWVEMYGGTVPGEARAWSDAVSDAGGTPLLVAVHDWDGPRVLGIIHLKDVVKEGIRERFAELRRMGIRTVMITGDNPLTAKAIAQEAGVDDFLAEATPEDKLALIKREQAGGKLVAMTGDGTNDAPALAQADVGVAMNTGTSAAKEAGNMVDLDSNPTKLIEIVEIGKQLLITRGALTTFSITNDVAKYFAIIPAMFTGAYPGLQALNIMGLHSPTSAITSAIIFNALIIVALIPLALRGVRYTPASAHDLLRRNLTVYGLGGLVLPFLGIKLIDLVISAIPGLG; this comes from the coding sequence CTGCTCGATCCCGTACAGGTGCTGAAGTGCTTCCCGGAAGCGTTGCGCAAGCTGCACCCGCGGGACCTGGTGCGCAATCCGGTGCTGTTCGTCGTCGCGGCCGGCTCGGTTCTCACCACGCTCTCGGCCGTGCTCAACCCGTCCGTCTTCACTTGGGTGATCAGCGTCTGGCTGTGGCTGACCGTTATCTTCGCGAACCTGGCCGAGGCGGTCGCCGAGGGCCGCGGCAAGGCGCAGGCCGAGTCGTTGCGCAGGGCGCGTACGGACACGGTCGCGCTGCGGCTGCGCCACTGGCGGTACGGAACGGATCTCGACCGGGCCGAGACGGAGGCAGTAGCCGCCACCGAACTCCGGCTCTTCGATTTCGTCCTGGTCGAGGCGGGCGAACTGATCCCGGCCGACGGCGACGTCGTCGACGGCGTCGCCGCTGTCGACGAGTCCGCCGTCACTGGTGAGTCCGCCCCGGTGATCCGCGAGTCGGGCGGCGACCGTACAGGGGTGACCGGCGGCACGACGGTCCTGTCGGACCGGATCGTCGTACGGGTCACCTCCCGCCCCGGCCACTCCTTCATGGACCGGATGATCGCCCTGGTCGAGGGTGCCTCCCGGCAGAAAACCCCCAACGAGATCGCGCTGAACATCCTGCTCTGCGCACTCACGGTCGTCTTCGTGCTCGTCGTCGTCGCACTCCAGCCGATGGCCGCCTACGCGAACGCCGCCCAGTCCACCACCGTCCTGGTCGCGCTCCTGGTGACGCTGATCCCGACCACAATCGGGGCGCTGCTCTCGGCGATCGGCATCGCGGGCATGGACCGGCTGGTCCAGCGCAACGTCCTGGCCATGTCCGGCCGAGCGGTCGAGGCAGCGGGTGACATCAACACCCTGCTCCTCGACAAGACCGGCACCATCACCCTAGGCAACCGCCAGGCCGCCGCCTTCGTGCCACTGCCGGGCGTCGACGAGTCGAAGCTCGCGGACGCCGCCCAGCTCTCCTCGCTCGCCGACGAGACGCCGGAGGGCCGCTCCGTGGTGGTGCTGGCGAAGCAGCGGTACGGACTGCGGGCGCCGGCCGACGGCGAGCTCGCGAACGCCCGTTTCGTGGAGTTCAGCGCGCAGACCCGGATGAGCGGCATCGACCTGCGCTGGGACAACGGCGCCGTCTGCCACATCCGCAAGGGAGCGGCGGCCCAGGTCATCGGCTGGGTGGAGATGTACGGCGGTACGGTGCCCGGCGAGGCCCGCGCGTGGAGCGACGCGGTCTCGGACGCGGGCGGTACCCCGCTGCTGGTCGCGGTGCACGACTGGGACGGGCCGCGGGTCCTCGGGATCATCCACCTCAAGGACGTCGTGAAGGAGGGCATCCGGGAGCGGTTCGCGGAACTGCGCCGCATGGGCATCAGGACGGTCATGATCACGGGCGACAACCCGCTGACCGCGAAGGCCATCGCCCAGGAGGCCGGTGTCGACGACTTCCTCGCCGAGGCCACCCCGGAGGACAAACTCGCCCTCATCAAGCGGGAGCAGGCGGGCGGCAAGCTCGTCGCGATGACCGGCGACGGTACGAACGACGCGCCGGCGCTGGCTCAGGCGGACGTCGGGGTGGCCATGAACACCGGCACCTCGGCCGCCAAGGAGGCCGGGAACATGGTGGACCTGGACTCCAACCCCACCAAGCTCATCGAGATCGTCGAGATCGGCAAGCAACTCCTCATCACCCGAGGCGCGTTGACGACCTTCTCGATCACCAACGACGTCGCGAAGTACTTCGCGATCATCCCCGCGATGTTCACCGGTGCCTATCCCGGCCTGCAGGCGCTCAACATCATGGGCCTGCACAGCCCCACCTCGGCGATCACCTCGGCCATCATCTTCAACGCCCTGATCATCGTGGCGCTCATTCCGCTCGCCCTGCGTGGCGTCCGCTACACCCCCGCATCCGCCCACGACCTGCTGCGCCGCAACCTCACCGTGTACGGACTCGGCGGCCTGGTCCTGCCGTTCCTCGGCATCAAACTCATCGATCTGGTCATCTCCGCAATCCCCGGCCTCGGCTGA